Within the Rosa rugosa chromosome 2, drRosRugo1.1, whole genome shotgun sequence genome, the region ATGTTCGTGTCATTCATGAGTAATGACACAATCTGTTACTAAACTTTTCTGAAATAAAGGTTTTGTTGAGACTGCAACCTAATAACGATAACTTTACCACATAAGCTTGTAAAGTGTTGGAAGCCTGTATTTTGTTTTCAGATTTGCTCCAATCTAGTATTCTATACTAATGCGTACTATTAATGGCATGTGAATTGCTTCCTTTATTGTAATGATTTTACGCTGGACTAATGTATAGGTGCAATGTCATAGTATTGCATATCTTTCTCTGCTGTGATGAGTCATATTTGAATTACTTGAATATTTCTCTGACGCTGCCCCCTTTGTGCAAACTGCAGGTGGTGAGGCATTTTTGGGAACGAAATGATATTAAGGGTGCTATCAGTGCTATCAGAAAGCTGCCAGATCATTCGGTGGGTATTTTTTGGATAATTTCGTGTGTTACTTGTACTGATTCCGGTGGTCTTAAAGGTCTGGTGTTTTTCTCTCCATATTTGGTTTTCTAATAATGATCTGATCATGGTGCAGGTACAAGCAGATGTGATTAGTGTTCTCCTGGAGAAAATGGATATTCTGACATTAGATCTCTTTTCGTGTTTGCTGCCTGTGCTTCTGGGCTTACTTGATAGCAAAATTGAGAGGTAACTATTTAATGGATGAGATACTCTTGAGTGTAGGAATTTTTGGGGGAAGTGGTAAAAATCTGACACATGAGAATTGCTACTATGTATGGTTAATAGTGAGTACTGACAGAGGAACGAAATTACTCTGCTAACTGTTTCCAATAATTAAGGACGACTCCATTTTAATATGGGAGTCAGATTGTAGCTTCCTAACGTTTTTAGATGATATGATTATAGAGAGATTACCTTTGAAAGAAACTAATATTAAAATGAGGCCATTAGGAGTTTTAGTCTTTTATACTATTTCTTGGGAGAATTTATTCTTGATGATATATTATAAATACCATTTTGAAATCTTCCTGACCAATAAGAGTCATGCAGTTTAATACTTGAATTGAATCATGTGCATGTTGATATGGTCTTCATGATAAAAGGTCTATGTCAAATTCCCATGATGGTATTTTTGGTGGTGGATTGTGTTTCTTACAGAAATTTATAATTTTGCAAATCTACAGGCATGCAAATGTGTCATTGGAGATGCTGTTGAAGCTAGTAGCAGTCTTTGGCCCAGTGATACGGTCTACCATTTCAGCACCTCCAGCGGTCGGAGTCAATCTTCAGGCAGAGCAAAGGTATTACCACACACTCTTCTTGTAAGTCGTGAATGAATGTCTCACCGTAAAACAAGTTGTGATTCAATATTTAATTTGATTACAGGCTGGAGTGCTGCAACCAATGCTCTGTGCACCTGCAAAAGATCCAGAAAATTCTCCCAGTCTTTGTAAGGTTAGATCCTGACACCAATGATGTGATAGTAGACTTCTATAATAATAGTTCTATACAATTTTGTGAGTGATTTTGGTTTTCCAACTTGCACTCCGCATGTAACTACTTCCAAACTGGAGTGCAAGTGGTAAAATTTGTTGAAAAAAAGTGGAGTGCCAAAATTACTCCGCAGCTTCTTCTAAAGGTATCCTCAATCCACCAGCCTTAAGGATGTCCATGTGGATGGATGTTCACTTATGAGCCCATGTGAGTATAATGGCAAGCAAAATCCTGCCCTTGTATGAGAATTTATTCAGCAGAACTAAGTTCCAAACACAATTCTCCACATGCACACAACCCATTTTGGAGGTGGAATGACCCTTTTGTCTAATGAAATCATGCATTTGTAAAAGTGACCAAATCATACCCCTTCTTTTCTGCTGAATGAATGATATGTAGTAGAATTTCCCATTAAATTTCTGATATTCTGATCTTATTCTGTGCACGTGTAAGTTTTGGAGGTGGAATGACCTTGAGGAAATATTTGTTGCTATTCCTTTTCAATTAGATGGTACAGATAGTAGCTATTCGTTTATTGAACATGTCGGGTCATCACTTTCATTTGGACAtaatttcttttctagttgaaaATATAGTAATTGACGCTCAGAAAGTCTATCCTGTTATTTTGTTTGTAGGAAGGGGGGCGTGCTGGCAAGATGTGCTCTAGAATTGAATCTAATTCTTCAAGAGTCATAACAGATACTGTCTGTCAGAACTGCAAAAAGGTGGCTTCGCTGATATAATGTGTAACAGGATTGCATACACATTCATCCCAAGTTACAGTTCCTATCACAATTGTCTCAATGCTCTCTACCTCCTCTAGTCATACGCCAAGTCACTTAATATTGATAGACTAGAGCTCAGGAATTTTGTGAGGCAAAGATTAAGCAATATCAGTCTTGCCTGAGGAGCTTGAAGACAGTAGTCATCCCTTCCTAGAGTCATCTTCGGCATTACTTAATATTGGTATACTAGAGCTCAAGAATTTTGAGGAGTCTTGCCTGAGGAGCTTCAAGACAGGAGAAGTGATCCCTGCAGTATTCGCGTTCAGGCATTGCGCAAATTCTCCTGATTTTGATGGTCTGATGTGGGAGATTGCAGTTTGTGTCTTCATTACCATGTATCTAATTCttatatatgtatgtacatTGCAATGTAGATCCTTCAAtgatataaatataaaaattaaaaatatatgtTCCTTCAAAACTTTGCGATTCTGGGACATGAGTTTCCTATTGGCATCTAGCTAACTGCATTGCCTTTAGGATGCAATTAGCTTCACAGAGGAGAGCAATACTTAGGATACTGTAATGAAACAAATTAATTACAATTAAACAACACTGGCATTAATAAAGGAAGTGAGTGAGTGAATCCAAGTGCCCTACACCTTCCCTTGCTTCTGTTGCTTCAATCATTTAACTTGCCATAATTTTTGAAAAAGTAACTTGTGCAATGAGATCTCTTGTGTAATatgtaaaatcaataagtaAAGGCTCGAGCAAAACATCTGTATCCGCAAATCCTGTAGCTAAGGGCCTATACAATCTAGATCAATACAGAGTCACCATATTTTTTCTTCTGAATACATGTTTCTTTGCCTTATACTGCTGCGCTCACCAACTTGTCTGCTGCCCTCACCAACTTGTCATGCTCCCTTACGCTTCATTTGAGCAGCTTTACCACTTCCCGGGACGTACATGTATACTTGCTGCACAtgtaaagagaaaaaggtgTGAAAAGAAATCAAGAAGCAAGTGCTGCAACAGAACCAAAGATAATGCATATCATTTCTTGACAATTTGACAAGGAGAACAAGACCTGAATAATCCAGATGCTAAGCACTGATTCAAGACAGAACATGCCGAATCCGATACAGTAGAACAACTATACACAGAACAAATTCATCAGTATCAGCCATCAGATCTTAATACTATAACACGATtatgaaaactacaaaattaTATATGCCAACTGCTTATAGGTTTTGTACACcattaaaagaaaagaaggcaTCTCAGATGAGTGAAGGGTACATGGACAGTCAAATGATAAGCGGACTTCTATATAGTCTTACCCTAACCAAAGCATGATCACTTCGAATATCAATTGCAGCCAGAATGCCACTGTTCCAAAAGCACACAACAGGTAAATCATAAGTAGATAAACAATGTTCAAGCATAttcccaattttaattccttaggCATCCACTAGTTATACAATTTTATTGTGTATAAATCTGTGCAATTCAGTAATCAAATTAATGTTTCGAGCGACATACATGAGAGATTTTCCTTTGAACATTATAGGGGGAGCACCCGCAGCAAAGATGCAGAAGCCAATGTGGATCTGTACggaaaagaaaatataagtaaCGGGCTATGCTAAAATTCCTGGAGTAAACTGCAAACCTACATTGCAACAAGAAATGTAGGACAGCTTTATCAAATAGAAATCTGAGACAACAAAACCTAATACAAAAAGAAATCTGAGACAACATTACCAAAAACATGAAAAACCATCTGTATTTCAAAGCACTCTCAGACCTGCAGGAAGATTAAATGAAAGAATACCAATCAATAGCACAGCTAATGCATTATTCCACTTGCTTTCAAAACTTACGCATGCATTAGCATAAATTGTCAGGAGAGAGGAAATTCTACAATGCATGTATTACTTATTTGAAACACATTGATTGATCATAACTAACAGAACATAGTGTCATATTGCAACATGTTCACTCTGAGAACAGTTGCTTCATTATAGTCTAACACAATGTCCAAGCTTCAGAGAATTTCTTTGTGGCTTATTAACAGGGGAATAGTAAAACTGGAGCTTGGTAGTTAACAACAAAAGATATCAACAACCAAATTTATCACCAAGAGAAAGTAATACCTGAACACACGGCAAAAAGGACGGTACCACAACACATAAGATCCAGGGGCCCCAGCAATGAAATATATAACCGCAAGGAACCAAATTTTCACCCCTATACCAACACGAGGAAATAATCAATTTCACCTAACTCGAAACAGCAGATCCAAAATTAATATTCAAGCAATTGCAGGACAGACACAAAGTATATCTTTGTACTCACCTTCATAGATTCGTATGTGACATtaacggtgcgtttggatgagaaaagtATAAAAttcgtaggaatttataaatgatggaatctttaactccatcaatctaaaattccattaattgcaatttctattgtttgattgcatctatttaggatttgaaatgtgtaataaattaagaaagtttaaaacaaataaaaagataaaatagaaaaaagtcttgttttggaaataaaaattgaatactgcaaaggaatagATTACGACTTCAGTCTCAAAATAAGGCCATCCATCAAAGACAACAACCCACATATTCAATTACAATTAACAGTTAAACTAAAGTCTAAAAGCCTATGTAAGCGAGCTGCAGCAGACAACAATATCATCAAATCTCAAAATAAGGCCTATTAgttcttctaaaaaaaacaaGGCCCATCAGTTCTCATTCTTCTTTCCCCAGCTAAACCATCATTTCTGAGCCGCCTCGGCCCTCTCCTCAGCCTTCACGGCCCTTCCCTCAGCATTCACGGCCCGCTCCTCCTCCCTCACGGCCCGCTCCTCCTCCCTCACGGCCCGCTCCTCAGCCTTCACGGCTCGGTTCTCCGCCAGCTCGGCCTGCTTTTTCTCGTGCACAAATCGACGAAGATCGAGGCGGTGCGCCTCGGCCTGAATGGAAGTTGAATAG harbors:
- the LOC133729690 gene encoding secretory carrier-associated membrane protein-like; the encoded protein is MFLIHIGFCIFAAGAPPIMFKGKSLIGILAAIDIRSDHALVRLFYCIGFGMFCLESVLSIWIIQQVYMYVPGSGKAAQMKRKGA